In Nocardia sp. NBC_00403, one DNA window encodes the following:
- a CDS encoding alpha/beta hydrolase, translating to MTTSHTVPEASQQSLTFVLVHGAFQTGATWDHVASELRRLGHLVHTPTLAGHGPGAPLNLTHADGVASLVAYLQQHALSDVVLVGHSIAGSFIAKAAEQDPDRIKRLVFLSSFTVSSGNSLADEFPPETSAVFAMADPAQGLLLPFELIRERACNDMPLADAETLHAAMTPVPVAYFTDKLDLTTFYELIGSGKLKTSYVNPVNDIALPPGEYGWETRAQRLGPLCRILHTPGAHYAMTTQPTELADTLIQAGRD from the coding sequence ATGACGACATCACACACTGTGCCCGAGGCATCGCAACAAAGCTTGACTTTCGTGCTGGTGCACGGAGCCTTTCAGACCGGAGCCACCTGGGATCACGTCGCGTCCGAGCTGCGCCGCCTCGGACACTTGGTGCACACCCCGACCCTCGCCGGACACGGCCCGGGAGCGCCGTTGAACCTCACCCACGCCGACGGAGTCGCCTCACTCGTGGCATACCTTCAGCAGCACGCGCTGTCCGACGTCGTGTTGGTGGGCCACTCGATCGCAGGCAGCTTCATCGCCAAAGCCGCCGAACAGGACCCCGATCGAATCAAACGACTGGTGTTCCTGAGTTCCTTCACAGTGTCGAGCGGAAACTCGCTGGCCGACGAGTTCCCACCCGAAACGAGCGCTGTCTTCGCCATGGCGGATCCCGCCCAAGGACTCCTGCTGCCGTTCGAGCTGATACGGGAACGCGCCTGCAACGACATGCCGCTCGCCGACGCGGAAACTCTCCACGCCGCGATGACGCCCGTTCCTGTCGCCTACTTCACCGATAAGCTCGATCTCACTACCTTCTACGAGCTGATCGGCAGCGGAAAACTCAAGACCAGCTACGTCAACCCCGTCAATGACATCGCACTTCCGCCGGGCGAATACGGCTGGGAGACAAGGGCACAGCGGCTCGGCCCCCTGTGCAGGATCCTCCACACACCAGGCGCCCACTACGCGATGACCACCCAACCCACCGAACTCGCCGACACCCTGATCCAAGCCGGACGCGACTGA
- a CDS encoding dihydrofolate reductase family protein: protein MRKVIEYVLVSADGVTEDPVAMGVGEHQDEAYLRDGLGLLQACDALLFGRNIYEQFAELYSGGTHKPMWADRLNEIPKYVFSSTLEKADWGDTTIIGGDVVTEVARLKQQDGGNLLILGHGLLGETLLRERLIDTIDLAIYPFLVGSGAQFYFRPGQHATLRLAAVKAFSKVVKLTYEVDK from the coding sequence ATGCGCAAGGTGATCGAATATGTGCTGGTCTCGGCCGATGGCGTCACCGAAGATCCGGTGGCGATGGGGGTGGGCGAGCACCAGGACGAGGCCTACCTGCGCGATGGCCTTGGCCTGCTGCAGGCGTGCGACGCGTTGCTGTTCGGCCGCAACATTTACGAGCAGTTCGCCGAACTGTACAGCGGCGGGACCCACAAGCCGATGTGGGCGGACCGGCTCAACGAGATCCCGAAGTACGTGTTCAGCTCCACACTGGAGAAGGCCGACTGGGGCGACACGACCATCATTGGAGGCGACGTCGTCACCGAAGTCGCACGGCTCAAACAGCAGGACGGCGGGAACCTGCTGATTCTCGGGCACGGCTTGCTCGGGGAGACGCTGCTGCGCGAGCGGCTGATCGACACGATCGACCTCGCGATCTACCCCTTCCTTGTAGGCAGCGGAGCGCAGTTCTACTTCCGCCCCGGCCAGCACGCAACATTGAGGCTCGCAGCCGTCAAGGCGTTCTCGAAGGTAGTCAAGCTGACCTACGAGGTGGACAAATAG
- a CDS encoding dihydrofolate reductase family protein: MGKIIISTNVTLDGVVQDPDGEEGFERGGWFHQYVGAKDLEDWVARETEEALGVDALLMGRQTSEWFADRMTARNEAEGRVSPEWANRVRSLPKYVVSSTLEDPRWSNVTVLGGDAVKEISELKRKVDGEILVYASYQLVRTLIEQNLADELRLVVFPVVVGTGLRLFDETSDKKPLHLVNTRKIGDGLVFYTYEFVQG, encoded by the coding sequence ATGGGAAAGATCATCATCAGCACAAATGTCACACTCGATGGCGTGGTCCAAGACCCGGACGGCGAGGAAGGCTTCGAGCGGGGCGGCTGGTTCCACCAGTACGTGGGGGCCAAGGATCTCGAAGACTGGGTCGCCCGCGAGACGGAGGAAGCCCTCGGTGTCGATGCGCTACTGATGGGCAGGCAGACCAGTGAGTGGTTCGCGGACCGGATGACAGCGCGTAATGAAGCGGAAGGCCGCGTGAGCCCCGAGTGGGCGAACAGAGTGAGAAGCCTCCCCAAGTACGTCGTGTCCTCGACTCTGGAAGATCCGCGGTGGAGCAACGTCACGGTCCTGGGCGGCGATGCGGTCAAGGAGATTTCGGAGCTGAAGCGGAAAGTGGACGGGGAAATCCTGGTCTACGCCAGCTATCAGCTCGTGCGCACACTGATAGAACAGAACCTGGCCGATGAACTGCGGTTGGTAGTTTTCCCGGTCGTGGTGGGAACCGGCCTGCGTCTGTTCGACGAGACCAGCGACAAGAAGCCGCTGCACCTGGTCAACACACGAAAGATCGGTGACGGCCTGGTGTTCTACACCTACGAATTCGTGCAAGGCTAA